Genomic window (Nicotiana sylvestris chromosome 7, ASM39365v2, whole genome shotgun sequence):
tcaaaagttaaagtgtggtgcctaatgatttcgagcctacaagtacggttaagaatcaagcttttgtagcagcttatgagaagaggcccagaatgttctatgatgttttgacttgcaatgtagcatttgggaggaaaatgagaaaagaattCGGATTCGTAGAGGGACTATTAGAATAGGCATACTAATTAAGGATGTGAATGTGCGCacaagggaggtatgaaatggttcgtgggattagAGACAACGTGGTCtcatgattcaaggtcactcaggACGAGTGAGGATGgggtgtgttatgtgttgaatggagttattattatttctaaggcaatcaggATAAATGGGAAGAAGATAGATTAATTAGCTATAGTTGAATttgcatattggtggtagtgatcagttcctgcaGCGTgaccaagttatgcaagtgatttgtgacggtacaTGTGAGGCCTGTCAGCCGCCTTAATTGATATTATTTCGAAATATTCTTCTATGTTGAATGACAGAGGATTTCAAGAAGATATTCTCCATATCAAGATTTGATCCTCTAAGATTTTTAGAGATAATTGTTGTAATCTAGAATATCAAATTatgattcttttttattttattctgtATAATCCCAGATTTTATGGGATTTAGATGATTCTGTTTGTAATCTCTTCTTGTATATAAAGCCGTGTATTTGACATTCAAAGACATGAATGAAATTATTCAAGTTTCATACTCTTTCCACAAGGTATCAGAGCCTTAGGCTTATTACTAACTGATTTGTTTTTCATTCATCCATCTTTTCATCACATTTGTCCTCTTTATTCCGCCCAAGGGTTGAAATCATTTGAAAACCATGTCCGAAAAGAGTACTATTGCGAATACTCCAGTCTCTAAAAATATTTCTGCCACTGTAGAGCATAGCTCTACAGTTTCAACTGGAGATTTACAAAATATTCAAGCCTCTTATCGGTTGATTGggaaaaattatgtaaaatggtCTCAGCTTGTTCGTACCTTTCTAAAAGGTAAAGGGAAATTAGGACATCTCCTCGGTATCAGACCATCCAAAGAAGACCCCAAGTTTAATGCATGGGATGAACATGATTCAATGGTGATGTCATGGTTATGGAACTCCATTCTTCCAGAAATTAGTGATACTGTTATGTTTCTGAATACTGCTAAGGAAATTTGGGATGCAGTGAAAGAGACATACTCTAAAGTTCATGATGCTTCCaggatttataaaataaaaacaaaattatctgCAACAAAACAGGGAGCTCGATCTGTCACTGAATATTCTAACCTTTTACAGGGGTTATGGCAAGAGATGGATCACTATCAATGCATTCAAATGCGTTGCACAGACGATGCTGTAATTTTGAAAAGATTTATTGAAAAAGAAAGGATTTATGATTTTTTTGCAGGGCTAAATGCAGAGTTTGATGTTGTACGAGTGCAAATTTTAGAGAAAGAAGATCTGCCATCATTGAATAAGACTATGGCCATTATACGGACAGAGGAAGGATGGAGGAGTGTTATGCTTGAAACTCAAATAAATGAAGGATTAGCTCTTATGACAAAAGGgacaaataaaaaggaatctgaAGTTTCACAGTTGGAGAGCACCATCAAGCCCGCAAGTTCATTCTAACTGATTGTCAACAGGGACAATCTTTACTGCACTTACTGCAAAAAGTACCGGCATACGAGAGGGAGATGTTGGAAACTCAACGGTAAACCTCCaaccaaaaatacttttgatgGAAAGCAGTCACACATTACTAGCAACCCTCAGGTTGATGAAAAAAGTCCATTACTCCCAGAATTCAACAAAGAAGATATTGAGAAATTGAAGACATTGCTGGAATCTCTGGAGATATCATCTTCGGCAGGTAGTTGTTCAATGGCCTTTGCAGGTATTTCTTCCACTTTTGTTGCTAATGTTAGAGACAAATTTTCTCCAATGTGGGTGGTTGATTCTGGGGCAACTGATCATATGACTTGTTCCTCCCATCTCTTTATATTATATTCACCTTTCCCTAGCTATAAAAAATAACTATAGCCGATGGTTCAGTTATTACTGTAGATTGCCAAGGAGATATACAACTGAGAAAGTCTTTGATACTTAAGAATGTTCTTCATGTCCCAAAGTTATTTGCGAATCTCATTTCTGTCCACAAAGTCACCAAATATTCCAAATGTAAAGTAACCTTTTTCTCTTCATATTGTGCACTTCAGAAACAGGACACGAAGGAGATGATTGGGCGTGCTAGTAAGAAATGTGGTCTTTATTTTCTGGATTTTCACAATGGTGGAGATACAATTAagaattccttatctagttcATTCTTGTCTGAATCTGTTATGTCTAATAAAGAGAGAGTTTGGCTCTATCATCGTCACTTAGGTCATCCTTTTTTAATGTAATCAAGCTAATGTTTCCATTGTTATTCAAAAATTTGGTTGTTGAGTCTTTTCATTATGAAGATTGTGAAATTACAAAACATAAACATGTTTCCTTTCCAATAAGCAACAAAAGAAGTCAGACTCCATTTTCTCTTATTCATAGTGATGTATGGGGACCCTCTTCCATTTCTAATATTTCCGGTGCTAGATGGTTTGTCATTCATTGATGATTGTACAAGAGTAACATGGATCTATTTGTTAAAGCAAAAATCAGATGTCAGCCATATTCTTCCTACCTTTTTTAATCTGGTTAAAACCCAATTTGATGTGACAATTAAAAGATTCCGTTCTGATAATGCCAAGGACTACTTCAATCAAAACATCTCTGTTTTCTTCAAAAATGAGGTAATTATTCACAAATATTCATGTGTCAATACTTCTCAACAAAATGGGATAGCGGAGAGAAGAAACGGTTTGTTACTTGACATTACTAGATCACTATTATTTCACAAAAGGGTTCCAAATCAGTATTGGGGGAAGCTGTCCTAACTGTTGCATATCTTAGTAACAAAATACCATCAAGAATTCTGAATTTTAAGAGCCCACTTGATACTCTTAGGAGTTTCTTCCCGAATTTCGAAAATTCCAGTAAATTGATTCCTAGAATCTTTGGAGTATTGCCTATGTTCACATTCATTCTCAGAATAGAGGCAAATTAGATCCACGTgcttttaagtgtgttttcattgGATATTCTCCCACTCAAAAAGGATATAGTGTTACCAACCATCAACCAAGAATTTTTTTGTTTCAGCTGATGTCACATTTGATGAAAGTGagtcattttttaaaaattcttACATTTAGGGGGAGTCATTGGATGGAAAAGGTTCTCTAGACTTATCACTACTGGATTTGTCTATTCCTAGCCATGACAAATCCTTATCTATGTCCTTGCCTGAGTCACCATCTCTTCGCTCATCTGAGTCTCTAAATCCTAATGAACTTATTGAGTCTTCTAATCTTGATATAGATAAAGGAATTCaaggaagtaatccaccattGCAGGTTTATTCCAGAAGAAAGAGGCTAACTGGTCAAACTACTCAACCACAATTATCTCCTCATGTTACTACTACTAATACCTATCCTGAACCTGTTGAACCATCAGAAACACCAAACTAAACTGATTATGAAGAACATAACCAACCAAATGACCTTTACCTTCCCATTGCACTTAGAAAAGGATCCAGAACCTGCACACAACACCCTTTGTGCCTTTCTTTGACATATCAAAACCTATCCCCAAGCCATAAAGCTTTTCTCAGTAACCTCCACACAATTCCTATTCCAAAAGATTTGTCTGAAGCATTAGGTAACAAAGAGTGGGAAGAAGCTATGAAGGTTAAAATGGAAGCATTGCAGAAGAATAAAACTTGGGAAATGGTGGAATTACCAAAAGGGAAAAAGCCGGTAGGGTGTAGATGGGTGTTTACCATGAAATACAAGTCATATGGGTTTATAGAAAGATTTAAAGCACCTTTGGTAACAAAGGGTTACACACAGACCTATGGAATTGATTATTTGGAGACTTTTGCCCCAGTGGCAAAAATGAATACAGTGAGGATCTTATTGTCATTGACTGCGATTTTTAATTGGAACCTACAacaattaaatgttaaaaatgcTTTTCTACATGGAGATTTAGATGAGGAGATCTATATATAGGTACCACCTGGTTTTGAAAGCAAGAAGGAAATGGTATGCAGACTGAAGAAGACACTCTATGGACTAAAGCAATCACCCCGTGCATGGTTTGGAAGATTTACAAAGGTTATGATCAAGCTAGGCTATCGGAAGAGTCAAGGAGACCATACCTTGTTCATAAGGCACTCAAAAACAGGAAAGGTAACTGCTCTACTAGTCTATGTAGATGATATCATAGTAACAGGTGATGATTCAGAGGAGATGCACAATTTGAAGAATTGCTTACTCAAGGAATTTGATATCAAAGATCTTGGAAAATTAAAGTATTTTTTGGGAATTGAAGTAGCACATTCTAAACAAGGAATCTTTACTTCCCAACAAAAATATGTGCTTGATTTGctgaaagaaataggaaaattAGGGTATAAACCAGTGGCCACACTAATTGAATATAATTATGGGTTGTGTAATGCTCCAGAAGATTTTGTGGTAGATAAAGGCTCGTATCAAAGGCAAGTAGGGAATTGATCTACTTGTCCCATACAAGGCCAGATATTGCCTTTGTTGTAAGTGTTGTTAGCCAATTTATGCATGACCCTAGAGAAATGAATCTCCAAGTGTCCAACAGGATTCTACAATATCTTAAAAGAAGTCCCGGAAAAGGAATACTATTCAGAAGAGGAGGAGACATGGTTTTAGAGGCTTATACTGATGCGAATTATGCTGGTTCACTAGTGGATTCGAAGGTCAACTTCTGGATACTGTACCCTTTTAGGAGGAAATCTTGTAACTTGGAGAAGTAAAAAATAAAATGTTGTGGCCAGATCAAGCGCAGAATCCGAGTTCAGATCTATGGCGATGGGAGTTTGTGAGTTGTTATGGTTAAAGATAATCCTTGATGATTTGAAGATAAGATGGGAAGGACTTATGAGACTATATTGTGACAATAAATCAGCAATAAGTATAGCTCATAATCCTATACAGCATGATCACACTAAGCATATTGAGGTAGATAGACACTTCATTAAGGCAAAATTAGATAGTGGACTCATCTGTACGCCATTTGTATCTATAAAAGATCGGTTGGCCGATGTTTTAACAAAAGGACTGCCAAACAATGTGTTTCAAGACCTGATAAGCAAGCTAGGAATGGAAGATGTCCATtcaccagcttgagggggagtgttgaatGATAGAGGATTTCAGGAAGATATTCTCCATATCAAGATTTGATCCTCTAAGATTTTTAGAGATAATTGTTGTAATCTAGAATATcaaattttgattcttttttattttttttctgtaTAATCCCAGATTTTATGGGATTTAGATAATTCTGTTTCTAACCTCTTCTTGTATATAAAGCCATGTATTTGACATTcaaagacaacaacaacaacccagcaaAATCCCattaatggggtctggggagggtagtgtgtacgcagaccttacccctaccccgaatgggtagagaggttgtttccgaaagaccctcgggtcaagaaagcaaaaatacaaaaatgagacaatattagtatcaaCAAAGAAATCATATGAAAATAGGAACAATATAAACTttagaagaaagatgcaaagcaaaagcgatagCTAGTAAATAGTTCCTGCGCTGAAAAGtgaaatagtaagacacaacattgcCACTAACTATCCTAGACAAAAACCCTACCAGACTGGtacctaacctacaaccctaatactcgatcTCCACATCTCCCTATGCAGTGTTATgccctcggaaatctgaagcctcgccatatcctgcctgatcacctctctccaatacttcttaggtcgccctttacctcttctcgtgccctccacaaccaaCTGCTCACATCTTCTAACTAgcgcatctgggcttctcctttgaacatgcccgaaccatctgagtctcgcttcccgcatcttgtcatcaatgggggCCAcatgcaccttctcccgaatatcatcattcctaatcttatccattctagtgtacccgcacatccacctcaacatccccATTtccgctactttcatcttctagatatgtgagttctttacaggccaacactcagccccatacatcatggccgaTCTAAcaaccgctttatagaacttacctttgagtaacGGTGGCACTCTTTTATCACACAGGACtctagatgctaacctccacttcatccatcctacacCAATACGATGTGTAACATCCTCATCAATCTCCCCTACCCCCTagataactgacccaaggtacttgaagctgcctctacttgggatgatctgtgattcaagcctcacatccacgtcCACTTCCCTTAGTTCAGAGCTAAACTTACATTCCAGGTATTCCGTCtttgtcctgctcaacttgaaacccttagactcaagagcctgtctccaaacctccaacctaTCTTTAATACCGGCTCGCGActcatcaattagaactatgtcatcggaAAATAGCATGCACTATGGCACCTCCCTTTGAATATGGTGTGCTAACGCATCCAGCAACAGGGCGAACAAAAATGGACTGAGGGCAGAACCTTGGTGTAATCCCTTTTCCACCGAAAAATGGTTAGAATCGCCTCCTACTGTCTTAACTCGAGTCTTTGTCCCAATATAAATGTCCTTAATCGCCATAATGTAAAGGACCGACCTtttgcctccaagcatctccaaagaacttctctaggaaccttgtcatatgctttctctaggtcaataaacaccatgttgATCACTGTCGACTtgacactacactatggtaggaagagcggatcgcaatagcttttacccgaataaaGGTCCAGGATcgaatttccacaaggagctagtagtggagttgtattttccgtctagcctagagttgtggttgtgcttctaatgtcacttcaatcatcttttgagtttttgtatttataactactattataaaactacggattaaagctagattatgctaggagaatattgctaTGTTATAATTAATGAGAAGGAAGAGCACTAGCATTGTGGCATTACCTTGGTgtctaattgacgggtagatgttacttaggttcgattgacttGTTTGGGggttatgctataaccgttgtcacacctcctttttccgcccccgcgagggtgcgaaGGGGTTTTGtccaatcaaaggacaatcgaaacgggattcatttatttgtttcagagtcgccacctgggaattttatggcgtcccaagtcaccgattttaatccctgaatcgaggaaaatatgactctgtttgttattctgcgaaccagaaatccgagtaaggaattctgttaattcgggagaaggtgttaggcattcccgaatttcgtggttctagcacggtcgcttaaccattcttatacttggcttaattatctcgatttactaaatacattttttgttGTTACATGATTTCGTTACCgccttagattgtttataattatagacccttctttgaaacgaatcacgcgtacgtatattcgtattatatatatatatatatatatatatatatatattttataaatgtaaagaatcgtgtcacgcatacgtgtacacaataagattgagaatatttttatatttttattatatataaaaacttATGTTCGAAATGGTGCTtagaataaaattaagaacatttcgtccctcttgtatgattaaatagcgaactgcacatctcggtttatatgaaattaatttaacatcCTCCTAAGAACCCCCCTTTTATTaaaagtttgctcgaagttgcgcgaacgcataatccgaattgcctttagaagtataatcaggtcccgcgaacgcatccctaattacgcaaaaaattcttgatggtaatataatttctctacaaatgtttattgcatccatctatttttaatgTGAAAGTCATGGAAAATCACTATTTGGGACGCCTctaaattttttaaaagaattcaaaatttattgtgTTATATCTCAAACgcatgaattatatacctcaaaactatctaaagttaaagaattaatgatatgaaaaataaataacgtGCGACTAAATTTACCATTTTTTGTGAATACGGTATTCGTATACTCAAAATGTGAATTGCttgcaaaaaggaaaagaattaatttgataaacaaactaatagtttttGAAGAATTGTTACATCTAAAGCGAACTCTATTTTTGTATATCTTTGACTTAAATGCGACAATTCGTATTTGTAAATCCCACctccttctcatctacttgtttttagtccaaagttataattatttggttaattttgcttacgatgATGGAGTTTGGGAtaaatataatcaaaccaattcttattctcggcCTATGCGAGCTATTTGCAAATACTAACTCTACaatttgtaaaaattattgacattattttttataCTATTTTTTAAGAAATGAATTGATCGCATTCTTAAAGTAATTGGGCTatttgttataaaaaaaactaatttgcAAATCGATTTAGCAAGATGACATTACATGTAACGTAGTTGTACatctgaaccattcgtgatattccaacatcgtaaacgtaacggattatatcaattcacctttccACTATGGTTATACATATAAccgttattacgccatatatgaacaaaatacaactaacatcatctagccttaaacaaaatcggatatttgacaaaataggctagtaatatagtttcttgatatttccatactattctatacttagctaacaatatcacaagatttaattaatggccaactttctgccatgttccctatcttgacaattcgaacataactatacttaatgaaattctaaaatagataacattattacaacgcttatacgaacttcaaaagggaatgattaactaatagTCATCATGTCAAGCACAAGCTAATagttaataaaaaaattaaactcAACTAATGCCTTAAGATGAACAACAGACATATTTGAAATTCCAGATTTCATTTACTGGAAatattgaagcttttcatgacatgagtctacagatatgtacctggaaatgagggtgaAAGAGGTAaagttcagcagtagcagcagcaacaaaaccagcagaatataccaataactcaacaGATTTGAGCAAAACAACAAGACCCATGAAACCAGACGAACAGTAACAGAAATTtaagaaaatttcagatttaaaccaaacaatataaacaaacaaacccggacagattcaagaaaataatgtttcagattttctttctttcttctctatcTGTTTCAGATTTGTTCCCCTCTATCTgattctcctctttttttttcttttctgtttttctgtttctttctatgtctattttttctgtttttctttctatatctttttcagattcaaatgcaaatttcctctctttcttttgttattctcTCTATTTCTGTTCTCTCTGTGTAATTCTTTCTCTCGGTCCCTCTTCTCGATTAGTTCCCAACACCCCCCTCTTTATACAAGTCTGCCcaacacttcttcttttttcaaaaatcagaaaatcccactCAAAATCtgctttactactttaaatcccattaagtaaaacttttttcctgattttcagcccCTTCCACTTCCTTTGGCTCcccattaggattaattaatagcTATTAACATTCCACTACTATCACACTAATACTAACATATTAttcttactgtttcattcccaaaatacccctaaaaatcccttaatattactgcccccaGACTAAAACTGCCCAAATTCAACAATTATCTAAACTAAATTGCCTAACAgctaataaccaattcctaaaataaatcaaacatACATTCTATCCTCACAGATTGTGCCAAACAGGGAAATGCAATCTATGATCGATCCAGCATACCACATTTCTAATAACTAATTGACAAAACTGAATTCAAACATGGAACTAATAGGCTGAACTTGAATAAAACATATTAACACCACACAGAACTCAGTAGAacaatttaaactgaaattgaaaatcgaactaagatcaaacacatgcaggagcattgtcagtatattaacaatgccctgaaactaacTGCCTAGAGATCAACatacacaacatccatttgacgaacttattgatttacaaaaatgatttaattgacgagtactaATCAACTGATTATCTACAATAATTTATAACAATCAATCCCAAAATAGACAAACAGgttatttcaatcagcattaacggAAACAAgaatttataaaacaactaatcgacgaacttaatcgagtcgattacacacattgtaaacaatcacaacaaacagaaacaatGCTATACTTTGATCAAAtaaacgggtatgagacagaatcaaataaacagataggaaaattacacagactactGAAACAAGCAACAACATACACATAGGATACAAAAAGAagtaggaaaaatacctctgaatcttcaaatttatacGGACACAGGCTCAACTTCGATTCggaccttttgaggctgaacagactttatttgAAGTATTCttaattgagaatacctcgattaaagtctcttagacctcaatccctcatttaATTTGGTCAAATTCCACGATTtgaattttttagggtttctgattctttGATTTAGGGCTCAACCatttctgggcagatttgaaccaaaccaagtttggtttggttacgagtgaggttaGGAAAGTGACTGGTGCGAGTTTGGGGTACATTGGGGTAGGGttaggttttactcgaatcttcaaatgaagattcgagcagttccaggaagattcgaaccatgctactaACAAGTTCATGATGAGGATGGACCGGGGAgactatggtgttaatttggagacCATCGGAGAAAGTTGGATTTTCAGACCAACATTTGATCGAATATTCGAGACGTTGTggtctgattcgagggaaactaacacCAAATCCGTAAAGAGGGTGTTGTGAGGAAGCTATGTTGTTAAGATGGGGTCATTTGGACCACCAgcaccgccgtgaggcgatttccggtgggcggtgcacggtggtggacggtggggttcatctggtctcttgaaagagacgatgaacaggacagggggggtgtttagtttggGGGGTGGGGTATGTTTTAGGCCTTATATacgggtggggtggattgatcttgaccGTCAGATCAAAcatgatcaatggcctggatcaactcacttaactgaacgatgtcgtttggtttaagctaGGGGAATGGGTTGGCCCGGGGGTGAAGTGGATCGGGTCTTGGTGAGTTCTTGAGGCTGTTGGATCAAGATAGATGAATGGTTCAGATCTGATTGCCTAAAACGCCGTCGTTTCATttatgcaggggctgaactggaccgtttgattgaaacgaatcaacggcccagatttgaAGTGCCAATACAACGTCGTTTGGATATGGTTGCATATAGACTGGACTTGGCCGGGTCTTTTGGCTATTTTGGACCtaattttttgttaaaaattcttggcccagatccgttttcaactcttttcattttctaattttattcctAATTATTACATTCCTAAtgttaattataaaaataaaaattaaccttacaaaatattaatcacC
Coding sequences:
- the LOC138874033 gene encoding uncharacterized protein, with the translated sequence MSEKSTIANTPVSKNISATVEHSSTVSTGDLQNIQASYRLIGKNYVKWSQLVRTFLKGKGKLGHLLGIRPSKEDPKFNAWDEHDSMVMSWLWNSILPEISDTVMFLNTAKEIWDAVKETYSKVHDASRIYKIKTKLSATKQGARSVTEYSNLLQGLWQEMDHYQCIQMRCTDDAVILKRFIEKERIYDFFAGLNAEFDVVRVQILEKEDLPSLNKTMAIIRTEEGWRSVMLETQINEGLALMTKGTNKKESEVSQLESTIKPASSF